A window of Polaribacter litorisediminis contains these coding sequences:
- a CDS encoding thioredoxin family protein: protein MNHSENTSNNAPKVVKRKSHPFWQFFWLTFLVVSLWYAWYSFYASSNDITWTNDIESAQKLAVNSDKNIMIFFTGTWCSPCKIMKRQVFADDEVKKAMDEKIISLEINIDDPNSQALVKQYNIGATPTTIFIYPSGKVIDYAVGKVDKSKFLEMIKSLK from the coding sequence ATGAATCACTCTGAAAACACATCAAACAATGCACCCAAGGTTGTTAAACGTAAATCTCACCCATTTTGGCAATTTTTTTGGCTCACTTTTCTTGTTGTTTCGCTTTGGTATGCTTGGTATTCATTCTATGCGTCATCCAACGATATAACTTGGACAAATGACATTGAGTCCGCACAAAAGCTTGCTGTCAATTCAGACAAAAATATCATGATATTCTTTACAGGGACATGGTGCTCTCCTTGTAAAATAATGAAACGTCAAGTTTTTGCTGATGATGAAGTTAAGAAAGCTATGGATGAGAAAATTATATCTCTAGAAATTAATATTGATGATCCGAATTCTCAAGCGCTAGTAAAGCAATATAATATCGGTGCAACACCAACAACCATTTTTATTTATCCTTCAGGAAAAGTGATTGATTATGCTGTTGGAAAAGTGGATAAATCAAAATTCCTTGAAATGATTAAAAGTTTGAAATAA
- a CDS encoding HipA domain-containing protein — MKTKKHCLYCYEALVNEIDFHERCALEFFGTTTPPELPYGITEMDALAKDVISRSIAVPGVQPKLSMSLDTNNTTKETPRLTVVGALGGNYIFKPPSLEFKEMPENEHLTMRIAEAFGINVVPSSLIRLTSGELSYITKRIDRTLEGDKIHMIDFFQITEAFDKYKSSMEKIGKAIGQYSSNTQLDKIFFFELALFSFLTGNNDMHLKNFSMIEGISGWTLAPAYDLLNVTIVLPEDTEELALTLAGKKSNLKKEHFEQLGIDLDLTDKQIKGVFKRILKNKLKAIQLINTSFLSNEMKTAYKTVLEIRYQRIE; from the coding sequence ATGAAAACTAAAAAACATTGTTTGTATTGTTATGAAGCCTTAGTAAATGAAATTGATTTTCATGAAAGATGTGCTTTGGAATTCTTTGGGACTACTACCCCACCAGAACTCCCATATGGTATTACAGAAATGGATGCTTTGGCTAAAGATGTAATCTCTAGAAGTATTGCTGTACCAGGAGTGCAACCGAAACTATCGATGTCTTTGGATACCAACAATACTACAAAAGAAACACCAAGACTTACTGTAGTTGGAGCTTTGGGAGGTAATTACATCTTTAAACCACCTTCCTTAGAATTTAAAGAAATGCCAGAAAACGAGCATTTGACCATGCGTATTGCAGAAGCATTTGGTATTAACGTAGTGCCTTCTAGTTTGATACGATTGACATCAGGAGAGTTATCGTATATCACCAAACGTATTGATAGAACCCTTGAAGGAGATAAAATACATATGATTGATTTTTTTCAAATTACAGAAGCTTTTGACAAGTATAAAAGTTCTATGGAAAAAATAGGTAAAGCCATTGGGCAGTATTCGAGTAATACACAATTGGATAAAATTTTCTTTTTTGAATTGGCCTTGTTTAGTTTTTTAACAGGTAATAATGATATGCATTTGAAGAATTTTTCTATGATTGAAGGAATTTCTGGTTGGACATTGGCCCCAGCCTATGATTTATTGAATGTGACTATTGTATTGCCAGAGGACACAGAAGAACTTGCTTTGACCTTAGCAGGAAAAAAAAGTAATCTAAAAAAAGAACATTTTGAACAATTAGGCATTGACTTGGATTTAACAGACAAACAAATTAAAGGCGTTTTTAAACGTATATTAAAAAATAAACTGAAAGCAATACAACTGATCAATACTTCTTTTTTATCGAATGAAATGAAAACAGCTTACAAAACTGTTTTAGAAATTAGATACCAACGCATTGAATAA
- a CDS encoding HipA N-terminal domain-containing protein, whose amino-acid sequence MRQGKVYYKEILAGTITETDEGDYVFAYGAVYVEKHPEAFITFSMPVRTAPYINNRLFAFFEGLIPEGWLLNVATKNWKIKQNDRMGLLLACCQNCIGAVSVEPIKEPHEN is encoded by the coding sequence ATGAGACAAGGTAAGGTATATTACAAAGAAATTTTGGCAGGTACGATTACAGAAACCGACGAAGGAGATTATGTTTTTGCTTATGGTGCAGTCTATGTTGAAAAGCATCCAGAAGCATTTATTACTTTTAGTATGCCAGTGAGAACAGCACCTTATATCAATAATCGCTTGTTCGCTTTTTTTGAAGGATTGATCCCAGAAGGATGGTTATTAAACGTAGCTACTAAAAACTGGAAGATTAAACAAAATGACAGAATGGGCTTACTGTTGGCTTGTTGCCAAAACTGTATAGGCGCTGTAAGTGTTGAACCTATAAAAGAGCCTCATGAAAACTAA
- a CDS encoding helix-turn-helix domain-containing protein — protein sequence MKLLSEFVKKRRKEVNLTQEEFAERAGVALTVVRKIEQGKTNLNLEKVNLVLAMFGHELAPVERKNIDDETR from the coding sequence ATGAAGTTATTGTCAGAATTTGTAAAAAAACGCAGAAAAGAAGTAAACCTAACCCAAGAAGAGTTTGCAGAACGCGCAGGAGTTGCTTTAACAGTAGTGCGTAAAATAGAACAAGGTAAAACCAATTTGAACTTAGAAAAAGTGAATTTGGTTTTGGCTATGTTTGGCCATGAACTAGCACCCGTAGAAAGAAAAAATATAGACGATGAGACAAGGTAA
- a CDS encoding DUF6943 family protein, with translation MSTFQIKTHQPGRIYHKPHFFILNKGLNSGKPFTAPVRNSFVVSTESVEQKEALFHLSYMLLEAKCYRFYLKGSVIPFIYIADVKNLLIKNSKYFGQKDFETKLKALKKVEELEVVFQNKLKAIQELKSVLLRYCKLEH, from the coding sequence ATGTCAACTTTTCAAATCAAGACCCACCAACCAGGGCGCATCTATCACAAACCTCATTTTTTTATATTGAACAAAGGACTAAATTCTGGAAAGCCATTTACGGCTCCAGTAAGAAATTCTTTTGTTGTATCTACAGAAAGCGTAGAACAAAAAGAGGCTCTATTTCATCTATCGTATATGCTTTTAGAGGCTAAATGCTATCGTTTCTATCTAAAAGGGTCTGTAATCCCTTTTATTTATATTGCAGATGTTAAAAATTTATTGATCAAAAATAGCAAGTATTTTGGTCAAAAAGATTTTGAAACCAAGCTAAAAGCACTTAAAAAAGTAGAAGAATTAGAGGTCGTTTTTCAAAACAAACTAAAAGCTATTCAAGAGCTCAAATCTGTTCTTCTAAGATATTGTAAATTAGAACATTAA
- a CDS encoding DUF5675 family protein, producing MILVLHRTYFPEGTQGILLWNGQLICYTIELPWIQNEQNISCVPEGLYNLQKRYSQKFQHHIHLQDVPGRSLILLHPANDAIKELEGCIAPVSYHTGIGKGNLSRKAFHKLTSLVLPVLAKNTPVQLRITSSLSYFKSQLFI from the coding sequence ATGATTTTGGTCTTACACAGAACTTATTTTCCTGAAGGGACACAAGGAATACTTCTTTGGAATGGGCAGTTGATTTGTTATACGATTGAGCTACCATGGATCCAAAATGAACAAAATATTTCTTGTGTTCCTGAAGGATTGTACAATTTACAGAAACGTTACAGTCAAAAATTTCAACATCATATACATTTACAAGATGTACCTGGTAGAAGTTTGATTTTATTGCATCCAGCAAATGATGCCATCAAAGAATTAGAAGGCTGTATTGCACCTGTATCTTATCATACAGGGATTGGAAAAGGAAATTTGTCAAGAAAAGCATTCCATAAATTAACGAGTTTGGTATTACCAGTACTTGCTAAAAATACACCCGTGCAATTGCGAATTACCTCTTCCCTATCCTATTTTAAAAGTCAATTATTCATTTAA
- a CDS encoding IS1380 family transposase — protein MKVIKSNKTITPFAGISFVNESFKTSGIANLIDSTLGKRVKTVGYQYSDIFKSLTSVFMSGGDVIEDLNTSFGKHLKDIPHNNVPSPTTVIRGITKLTVANTKFTSKNGVTYNFNINTQMNRLNLKSLLLTQQLKAGKSYDFDYDNQIIKNSNYDAKTTYKKCKGYLPGVATIGDKIVYIENRDGNANVKFEQAQTLERAYQLLESESIKIHRSRMDAGSYSKEIIDIVDKNSQLFYIRANKSTTVFEQIMEVENWQEIELNYKKYEVASIPFKQFHQERNYRLVIMREKSNSTQIDLFTKDHMKYRTILTNDWDSSEKEVIEYYNQRGKVEKVFDVMNNDFGWKRLPFSFLDQNGTFMIITAMIKNFYTYFINIVSEKFEDLKPTSRLKRFVFKFIAVAGQWIYEARQYKLRLFSDKPYFDLKI, from the coding sequence ATGAAGGTAATAAAAAGCAACAAAACAATCACTCCTTTTGCAGGAATATCTTTTGTAAACGAATCTTTTAAAACATCTGGGATTGCCAATCTTATTGATTCAACCTTGGGTAAACGTGTAAAAACCGTTGGTTATCAGTATAGTGACATTTTCAAAAGTTTAACCAGCGTGTTTATGAGTGGCGGTGATGTTATAGAGGATTTAAATACAAGTTTTGGAAAACACCTAAAGGACATTCCTCACAACAATGTTCCTAGCCCTACAACTGTAATCCGCGGTATAACTAAATTGACCGTAGCAAATACGAAATTCACTTCAAAGAATGGCGTTACTTATAATTTCAATATCAATACTCAAATGAATCGGTTAAACCTGAAGAGTTTGCTGTTAACCCAACAGCTAAAAGCAGGAAAATCATACGATTTTGATTACGATAACCAAATTATTAAAAACTCAAATTACGATGCAAAAACAACCTATAAAAAGTGTAAAGGCTATCTGCCAGGTGTGGCAACCATAGGAGATAAAATTGTTTATATTGAAAATCGTGATGGTAATGCCAATGTAAAATTCGAACAAGCTCAGACTTTAGAACGTGCATACCAATTACTAGAATCTGAATCAATAAAGATACATCGTTCTCGCATGGATGCAGGCTCCTATTCCAAAGAAATAATTGATATTGTGGATAAAAACAGCCAGTTGTTTTACATAAGAGCAAATAAAAGCACCACTGTATTTGAGCAGATCATGGAGGTTGAAAATTGGCAAGAGATAGAGCTGAACTATAAAAAATACGAAGTAGCCTCGATACCATTCAAGCAATTTCATCAAGAACGTAATTATCGTCTAGTAATTATGAGAGAAAAATCAAACTCGACACAAATAGATTTGTTTACAAAAGACCATATGAAATACAGGACTATCTTAACAAATGACTGGGATTCTAGCGAGAAAGAGGTGATTGAATACTACAATCAACGAGGCAAAGTCGAAAAGGTGTTTGATGTAATGAATAATGATTTTGGATGGAAACGTTTACCCTTTTCCTTTTTGGATCAGAACGGTACTTTCATGATAATTACGGCAATGATTAAAAATTTCTATACGTATTTCATAAATATTGTGTCAGAGAAATTTGAGGATTTAAAGCCCACCTCTCGATTAAAACGTTTTGTTTTTAAATTTATAGCTGTAGCAGGTCAGTGGATTTATGAAGCAAGACAATACAAGCTTAGATTGTTCTCTGATAAACCCTATTTTGATTTAAAAATTTGA
- a CDS encoding alpha/beta hydrolase-fold protein, whose translation MKRFCLLILLSIFLNIQANCQTTNNSNFNYIHQYVESEQLKDSVKLVISLPEDYTNSKEKYPVVYVLDGKWFFSQGVTSQTHFSRFKMTPNLIIVGIENAVNQRGWYTRESKKFNQFLEKELIPSINKKFRTADERLLFGWEASGGFVIDVLGATPHLFTGYLAASPVPLDKTFNESYQYRYEALESLLKSNNKLNASLFFTTGKSDYPAQYGVDNLVKLLNENHLENFQWTYKKLSEETHPTTAFKTIHKGIESNFEYYPVLRFSTTEEYISNGENQYLESYYEKRKVKYHFSEERNTTDYLYSCKSIVFTAMTDENYDAFNRYIKDFLPKDMLSITHYNHASMFATFYLKNNNTKMAMMLMSYYIDKFPEAARPYNILGNVYKQMDDKKNAKKYYQKAVDLGTKNVDRRLSEYKNSLKQL comes from the coding sequence ATGAAGAGATTTTGCTTATTAATATTATTATCGATTTTTCTAAATATTCAAGCGAATTGTCAAACAACTAATAATTCGAACTTTAATTATATTCACCAATATGTTGAATCTGAGCAATTAAAAGATAGTGTGAAATTAGTAATTAGTCTACCCGAAGATTATACTAATTCTAAAGAAAAGTATCCGGTAGTTTATGTATTAGATGGGAAATGGTTTTTCTCTCAAGGAGTTACCTCTCAAACACATTTTTCTCGTTTTAAAATGACACCAAATTTAATAATTGTTGGTATTGAAAACGCTGTAAATCAACGTGGATGGTACACTAGAGAATCTAAAAAGTTCAATCAGTTTTTAGAAAAAGAACTAATACCTTCTATAAATAAAAAATTTAGGACAGCTGATGAGCGTTTACTATTTGGCTGGGAAGCTTCTGGAGGATTTGTAATTGATGTTTTGGGTGCAACACCCCATTTATTTACTGGATATTTAGCTGCAAGTCCAGTTCCATTAGATAAAACATTTAACGAGAGCTATCAGTATCGTTATGAAGCATTAGAGTCTTTACTGAAATCAAATAACAAATTAAATGCATCTCTATTTTTCACTACAGGAAAATCTGACTACCCTGCTCAATATGGAGTAGATAACTTAGTCAAATTACTAAATGAAAATCATCTAGAAAACTTCCAATGGACTTACAAAAAACTTAGTGAAGAGACTCATCCTACAACAGCCTTTAAAACCATTCATAAAGGAATTGAATCCAATTTTGAATATTATCCTGTATTGCGTTTTAGTACAACTGAAGAATATATTTCAAATGGAGAAAATCAGTATTTAGAGTCGTATTATGAGAAAAGAAAAGTTAAATATCATTTTTCAGAGGAAAGAAATACAACGGATTATCTATACTCATGCAAAAGCATAGTTTTCACGGCTATGACAGATGAAAACTATGATGCTTTCAATCGTTATATTAAAGATTTTTTACCAAAAGATATGCTAAGTATTACACATTATAATCACGCAAGTATGTTTGCTACGTTTTATTTAAAAAACAACAATACTAAAATGGCAATGATGCTAATGAGTTATTATATCGATAAATTTCCTGAAGCAGCAAGACCATATAATATCTTAGGAAATGTTTATAAACAAATGGATGACAAAAAGAACGCTAAGAAATACTATCAAAAAGCAGTTGATTTAGGAACTAAAAATGTTGATAGAAGATTAAGTGAATACAAGAATAGTCTAAAGCAACTGTAA
- a CDS encoding serine hydrolase domain-containing protein, translating into MKKILFPVIVIISLFTSCKETNQDENILKNRIKSYLRECEENGVSGSILVAQEEEILYSGGLGISDRKKKTPTNEETVFTIGSITKQFTATAILKLQEEGKLSVKDSLPSFFDNVPVDKKKITIHQLLTHASGILGNLPGGGDFTPIGKEEFLTKVFHSTLDFTPGSSYNYSNVGYTLLTIIIERITQQDYEVYLNEVFFKKAGMENTGYILPNWNKNNISRAYKCEEDRGTHLEKWKINSNKISYHQKGNGGILSTPLDMYKWYTALKEHKFINEESTTLLTEPHSLINKGEYYGYGWFIFNSDRNTKRIAHSGYNGVNYSNFIRLPEEKNTVIIYMTSLVRYDTRRIGREIEKLIFDENYEPIVPKMNSTKYGAGEEPNKNMAVINKFLSVLLKTDTMQTIEIFMKTHIPDISKHTRFRDYFNAMQKEFTDYKLVYTLEYEDDTYDILLESKQGVIEELTPCFDLKFNEQNQITAFGW; encoded by the coding sequence ATGAAAAAAATACTATTTCCTGTAATTGTAATTATTAGCTTATTCACTTCTTGCAAAGAGACCAATCAGGATGAAAATATTCTAAAAAACAGAATTAAATCTTATCTAAGAGAATGTGAAGAAAATGGAGTTTCTGGTAGTATATTAGTTGCTCAAGAAGAGGAAATACTTTACTCAGGAGGGCTAGGAATAAGTGACCGAAAAAAGAAAACTCCAACTAACGAAGAAACCGTTTTCACAATAGGCTCAATTACAAAACAGTTTACTGCTACTGCAATTTTGAAGTTACAAGAAGAAGGTAAATTGTCTGTAAAAGATTCTTTGCCAAGTTTCTTTGATAATGTTCCTGTTGATAAGAAAAAAATTACCATTCACCAATTACTTACTCATGCTTCAGGAATTTTGGGAAACCTTCCTGGCGGTGGTGATTTTACCCCTATTGGAAAAGAAGAGTTTTTAACAAAAGTTTTTCATTCAACTTTAGATTTTACTCCAGGTAGTTCATATAACTACTCAAATGTTGGATACACTTTATTAACGATAATCATTGAACGAATAACCCAACAAGATTATGAGGTTTACTTAAATGAAGTTTTCTTTAAAAAAGCAGGAATGGAAAACACAGGATACATACTGCCCAATTGGAACAAAAACAATATTTCACGTGCTTACAAATGCGAAGAAGATAGAGGGACACATTTAGAGAAATGGAAAATAAACTCAAATAAAATATCATATCATCAAAAAGGAAATGGTGGAATTCTATCTACTCCATTAGATATGTACAAATGGTATACTGCTTTAAAAGAGCATAAGTTTATTAACGAAGAATCGACTACACTTTTGACGGAACCGCATTCATTGATAAATAAAGGTGAGTATTATGGATATGGGTGGTTTATTTTTAATAGCGATAGAAATACAAAAAGAATTGCCCATAGTGGTTATAATGGGGTTAATTACTCCAACTTCATCAGACTCCCTGAGGAAAAAAATACTGTTATCATTTACATGACCAGTCTTGTTAGGTATGATACACGTAGGATTGGTAGAGAAATAGAAAAATTAATCTTTGATGAAAACTATGAACCTATCGTTCCTAAAATGAACAGCACTAAATATGGTGCAGGTGAAGAACCTAATAAAAATATGGCTGTTATTAACAAATTTTTATCTGTCTTATTGAAAACAGACACTATGCAAACCATAGAAATCTTTATGAAAACTCACATTCCTGATATTAGTAAACACACGCGTTTTAGAGATTATTTTAATGCAATGCAAAAGGAATTTACAGATTACAAGTTAGTATACACATTAGAATATGAAGACGATACTTATGATATACTATTAGAATCAAAACAAGGTGTAATTGAAGAATTAACTCCATGCTTTGACCTAAAATTCAATGAACAGAATCAAATTACAGCTTTTGGTTGGTGA
- a CDS encoding class A beta-lactamase-related serine hydrolase encodes MKNKISIIIILLSINYAFAQNDSIDSFIESQMTLRKIPGLQLAIVKNNELVKVKSYGLANIEDSIAVDNETVFSINSITKAFVGVSVMQLVEQGKIDLNAEISTYISDLPNTWKSLTLKQLFTHTSGLPHILSDDVGGLISEQGIEASWELAKTLPMSFEPNTKFEYNQLGYALIGMIIDKVSGEPFTDYIIENQFRKVGMKRTEEAGFSNLNNVIPHSARRYTYYYGPNISNIKPAIFPTILQATAGMGSTATEIANWVIALQAGGLLSQQLSLEVLWTPATLTNGKTQGFNDLLNGYALGWPVANRSEHPAAAPAGGNRAAFFVYPNDSLSIVVLTNLMGGLPSKFIDEIAGFYIPEMKVENGFGLPASIKILCKELELKGYEKAISIAEKLQNKEEIKFSEANLNNWGYKLIAINKIEKALEIFKLNVDFFPESGNTFDSLAETYALLGMNSEAIKNYEIALKLNPSNSNAENQIKKFKKSLQN; translated from the coding sequence ATGAAAAACAAAATAAGTATAATTATCATATTACTTAGCATCAACTATGCTTTCGCACAGAATGACAGTATTGATAGTTTTATAGAATCTCAAATGACTTTGAGAAAAATACCTGGCTTACAGCTGGCCATTGTAAAAAACAATGAATTAGTTAAAGTAAAAAGTTATGGGCTTGCTAATATAGAAGACTCCATAGCTGTAGATAATGAAACAGTATTTTCGATTAATTCAATTACAAAAGCCTTTGTTGGAGTGTCAGTAATGCAACTCGTTGAACAAGGTAAAATTGACTTAAATGCTGAAATCAGTACGTATATATCTGATTTACCCAATACATGGAAATCCCTTACATTAAAACAACTATTCACTCATACTTCTGGGCTGCCTCATATTTTGAGCGATGATGTTGGAGGTTTAATTTCTGAGCAAGGGATAGAAGCATCATGGGAATTGGCTAAAACACTTCCTATGTCATTCGAGCCAAACACTAAATTTGAATACAATCAACTTGGTTATGCACTTATTGGAATGATTATAGATAAAGTAAGTGGTGAGCCCTTTACTGATTATATTATAGAAAATCAATTTCGAAAAGTAGGTATGAAAAGGACGGAAGAAGCTGGTTTTTCAAATCTCAATAATGTAATTCCTCATTCGGCTAGACGGTACACTTATTATTATGGTCCAAATATTTCAAATATTAAACCGGCAATTTTCCCTACAATACTTCAAGCAACTGCAGGAATGGGTTCAACAGCAACAGAAATAGCCAATTGGGTTATTGCTTTACAAGCGGGCGGGCTCTTGAGTCAACAATTAAGTCTTGAAGTACTTTGGACTCCGGCAACTCTAACTAATGGTAAAACCCAAGGGTTTAATGATTTATTAAACGGTTATGCTTTAGGGTGGCCGGTGGCTAATCGTTCAGAACACCCGGCTGCTGCCCCTGCTGGAGGAAATCGAGCAGCATTTTTTGTTTACCCGAATGATAGTTTATCAATTGTTGTCTTGACTAACTTAATGGGAGGTCTTCCTTCAAAATTTATTGATGAAATAGCTGGTTTTTATATTCCAGAGATGAAAGTGGAAAATGGCTTTGGTTTACCTGCCTCAATTAAAATATTGTGCAAGGAATTAGAATTGAAAGGATACGAAAAAGCAATTTCGATTGCAGAAAAACTACAAAATAAGGAAGAAATAAAATTTAGCGAAGCTAACTTAAACAATTGGGGCTATAAATTGATTGCAATAAATAAAATTGAAAAAGCACTAGAAATATTCAAATTGAATGTTGATTTTTTCCCTGAAAGTGGAAACACATTCGATAGTTTAGCAGAAACTTATGCTTTATTAGGAATGAACTCTGAAGCAATAAAAAATTATGAAATTGCATTGAAATTAAATCCATCCAATTCAAATGCTGAAAATCAAATAAAAAAGTTTAAAAAGAGTTTGCAAAATTAA
- a CDS encoding serine hydrolase has translation MRTIDVQTSMDETAQSMLSDSTITSVSIGILKDGIAYTSHYGELDSGKGNTPNDETIYEIASVTKTITGTLVAQAVVDGKLNLDDDIRKYLKDDYPNFQYKNKVITIKDLVTHTSRLPANIPGFEDAFKKGGNNWLKFGQEVEKAMKNYNKEKFFDQLKNAVLDTIPGVIYEYNNLAPNLMAHVLENVYQKSFDELLNEFIFEKNGMTSTKMRLSEDEQIRLANGYDGKGNRMPYSPVSTWGADGGLKSTTADLVKYMELHLDTTNAAAVESHRLNFTVHSNFSLGYYWNIGNNDDGTIHYSHHGGGMGMQNVFYVYPAYNMAVSIITNASTQVTGDLLHRAARRLSNDLKPNGKKSIEEEIRAKTMQNVDEGIALYHQLKKDNIDAYDFENQNALNNLGYELLSKNKVEEAIKIFTLLVSEFPKFPNPYDSLGEAYFINKEYELALKNYKISLELNPNNTTADEMIDKIEKIIQ, from the coding sequence ATGAGAACAATAGATGTACAAACTTCTATGGATGAAACCGCTCAATCTATGTTAAGTGACTCAACCATTACTTCTGTATCCATAGGTATTTTAAAGGATGGTATAGCATATACTTCTCATTATGGCGAATTGGATTCCGGAAAAGGAAATACTCCGAATGATGAAACGATATATGAAATTGCATCGGTAACTAAAACCATAACAGGAACCTTGGTCGCACAAGCTGTAGTGGACGGAAAGTTAAATTTAGATGACGATATCCGAAAATATTTGAAGGATGACTATCCAAATTTTCAGTATAAAAATAAAGTCATCACGATTAAAGACTTAGTAACGCATACAAGTCGTTTGCCCGCTAACATACCAGGTTTTGAAGATGCATTCAAAAAAGGAGGCAACAATTGGCTTAAATTTGGTCAAGAAGTTGAGAAGGCTATGAAGAATTATAATAAGGAAAAGTTTTTCGATCAATTGAAAAATGCTGTGCTTGATACCATTCCAGGTGTTATTTACGAGTACAACAACTTAGCGCCTAACTTAATGGCTCATGTTCTTGAAAATGTGTATCAAAAATCATTCGACGAATTACTTAATGAGTTCATATTCGAAAAAAATGGGATGACCAGTACAAAGATGAGGCTATCTGAAGATGAACAAATTCGATTAGCCAACGGCTATGATGGGAAGGGAAATAGGATGCCTTACTCGCCTGTTTCAACGTGGGGAGCTGACGGGGGTCTAAAATCTACAACTGCTGACCTTGTTAAATATATGGAATTACACTTAGATACAACCAACGCAGCTGCAGTAGAATCACACAGGCTTAATTTTACTGTTCATTCAAATTTTTCATTAGGGTATTATTGGAATATAGGAAATAATGACGATGGAACTATCCATTATAGCCACCATGGAGGAGGAATGGGTATGCAAAATGTATTTTATGTTTATCCCGCATACAATATGGCTGTATCTATCATCACAAACGCCAGTACACAGGTTACAGGCGACTTACTTCATCGCGCCGCTAGGAGACTTTCGAATGATTTAAAACCGAATGGAAAAAAATCAATAGAAGAGGAAATTAGAGCTAAAACAATGCAAAATGTAGATGAAGGGATTGCTTTATATCATCAACTAAAGAAAGATAATATAGATGCATATGATTTTGAAAATCAAAATGCATTGAACAATCTTGGATATGAATTATTATCAAAAAACAAAGTAGAAGAAGCAATAAAAATATTTACATTATTGGTTTCCGAATTTCCAAAATTCCCGAATCCTTACGATAGTCTTGGAGAAGCTTATTTTATAAATAAGGAATATGAATTAGCTCTAAAAAACTACAAGATATCTTTGGAGTTAAATCCAAACAATACAACTGCTGATGAAATGATTGATAAAATTGAAAAAATAATTCAATAA
- a CDS encoding tetratricopeptide repeat protein yields the protein MIFLFEWYQFKSPQKYNNPETPIEELVSLLKEQEQIYTEHFGVPTAPMIDEMLNGYGYMNMQMGQPKKAFMFFEMNIKKNPKSANAYDSMAEYYESQNDKKNALKYLNKAFELSGKDYYKERIEALNKK from the coding sequence TTGATTTTTCTTTTTGAATGGTATCAGTTTAAATCTCCTCAAAAATATAATAATCCAGAAACCCCTATAGAAGAATTGGTTTCGCTATTGAAGGAACAGGAACAAATCTATACCGAACATTTTGGTGTACCCACTGCACCAATGATAGACGAAATGTTAAATGGCTATGGTTACATGAATATGCAAATGGGACAACCTAAGAAGGCGTTCATGTTTTTTGAAATGAACATCAAAAAAAATCCAAAAAGTGCAAATGCCTATGATTCGATGGCTGAGTATTATGAATCTCAAAACGACAAAAAGAATGCCTTAAAATACTTAAACAAGGCCTTTGAATTAAGTGGTAAAGATTACTATAAAGAAAGGATTGAAGCTCTAAATAAAAAATAA